A window of the Halichoerus grypus chromosome 2, mHalGry1.hap1.1, whole genome shotgun sequence genome harbors these coding sequences:
- the TNFAIP8 gene encoding tumor necrosis factor alpha-induced protein 8 isoform X2 — translation MLKLVATDVFNSKNLAVQAQKKILGKMVSKSIATTLIDDTSSEVLDELYRVTKEYTQNKKEAEKIIKNLIKTVIKLAILYRNNQFNQDELALMEKFKKKVHQLAMTVVSFHQVEYTFDRNVLSRLLNECREMLHQIIQRHLTAKSHGRVNNVFDHFSDCDFLAALYNPFGNFKPHLQKLCDGVNKMLDEENI, via the coding sequence TGGCCACAGATGTCTTCAATTCCAAAAACCTGGCCGTGCAGGCACAAAAGAAGATCTTGGGGAAAATGGTGTCCAAATCCATCGCCACCACCCTCATCGATGACACGAGCAGCGAGGTGTTGGATGAGCTCTACCGGGTGACCAAGGAATACACCCAGAAcaagaaggaagcagagaagatCATCAAGAACCTCATCAAGACCGTCATCAAACTGGCCATTCTTTACAGGAATAACCAGTTCAACCAAGACGAGTTGGCGCTGATGGAGAAATTCAAGAAGAAAGTCCACCAGCTGGCCATGACTGTGGTCAGCTTCCATCAGGTGGAGTACACCTTTGACCGGAACGTGCTGTCCCGCCTGCTGAATGAGTGCAGAGAGATGCTCCACCAGATCATCCAGCGCCACCTCACAGCCAAGTCGCATGGACGGGTTAATAACGTCTTTGACCATTTTTCCGATTGTGATTTTTTAGCTGCCTTATATAACCCCTTTGGGAATTTTAAGCCCCACTTACAAAAACTCTGCGATGGTGTCAACAAAATGCTGGACGAGGAGAACATCTGA
- the TNFAIP8 gene encoding tumor necrosis factor alpha-induced protein 8 isoform X3 — MATDVFNSKNLAVQAQKKILGKMVSKSIATTLIDDTSSEVLDELYRVTKEYTQNKKEAEKIIKNLIKTVIKLAILYRNNQFNQDELALMEKFKKKVHQLAMTVVSFHQVEYTFDRNVLSRLLNECREMLHQIIQRHLTAKSHGRVNNVFDHFSDCDFLAALYNPFGNFKPHLQKLCDGVNKMLDEENI; from the coding sequence TGGCCACAGATGTCTTCAATTCCAAAAACCTGGCCGTGCAGGCACAAAAGAAGATCTTGGGGAAAATGGTGTCCAAATCCATCGCCACCACCCTCATCGATGACACGAGCAGCGAGGTGTTGGATGAGCTCTACCGGGTGACCAAGGAATACACCCAGAAcaagaaggaagcagagaagatCATCAAGAACCTCATCAAGACCGTCATCAAACTGGCCATTCTTTACAGGAATAACCAGTTCAACCAAGACGAGTTGGCGCTGATGGAGAAATTCAAGAAGAAAGTCCACCAGCTGGCCATGACTGTGGTCAGCTTCCATCAGGTGGAGTACACCTTTGACCGGAACGTGCTGTCCCGCCTGCTGAATGAGTGCAGAGAGATGCTCCACCAGATCATCCAGCGCCACCTCACAGCCAAGTCGCATGGACGGGTTAATAACGTCTTTGACCATTTTTCCGATTGTGATTTTTTAGCTGCCTTATATAACCCCTTTGGGAATTTTAAGCCCCACTTACAAAAACTCTGCGATGGTGTCAACAAAATGCTGGACGAGGAGAACATCTGA
- the TNFAIP8 gene encoding tumor necrosis factor alpha-induced protein 8 isoform X4, giving the protein MVSKSIATTLIDDTSSEVLDELYRVTKEYTQNKKEAEKIIKNLIKTVIKLAILYRNNQFNQDELALMEKFKKKVHQLAMTVVSFHQVEYTFDRNVLSRLLNECREMLHQIIQRHLTAKSHGRVNNVFDHFSDCDFLAALYNPFGNFKPHLQKLCDGVNKMLDEENI; this is encoded by the coding sequence ATGGTGTCCAAATCCATCGCCACCACCCTCATCGATGACACGAGCAGCGAGGTGTTGGATGAGCTCTACCGGGTGACCAAGGAATACACCCAGAAcaagaaggaagcagagaagatCATCAAGAACCTCATCAAGACCGTCATCAAACTGGCCATTCTTTACAGGAATAACCAGTTCAACCAAGACGAGTTGGCGCTGATGGAGAAATTCAAGAAGAAAGTCCACCAGCTGGCCATGACTGTGGTCAGCTTCCATCAGGTGGAGTACACCTTTGACCGGAACGTGCTGTCCCGCCTGCTGAATGAGTGCAGAGAGATGCTCCACCAGATCATCCAGCGCCACCTCACAGCCAAGTCGCATGGACGGGTTAATAACGTCTTTGACCATTTTTCCGATTGTGATTTTTTAGCTGCCTTATATAACCCCTTTGGGAATTTTAAGCCCCACTTACAAAAACTCTGCGATGGTGTCAACAAAATGCTGGACGAGGAGAACATCTGA